A window of the Synechococcus sp. LTW-R genome harbors these coding sequences:
- a CDS encoding extracellular solute-binding protein, producing MAFPRSIAPERLALAALLGVTAGAAVLTSLAKANSQEIGVYSGRHYNTDKALYKQFSQKTGIKVKLLEAKDDALIERIKREGANSPADVLVLADAARLDKAADAGLFRPSRSASLNRDVPANLRESKGLWFGLTRRVRVVVVNPKAVNPSSIRSYADLAKPAFKGQLCLRNRKSVYNQSLVADQMILRGDKAASAWVKGMTANVTQPYFSSDTPLIRAVANGQCGVGLVNSYYVARMLAGGSGASDQQLANRVKVRFPDPAHVNITGAGVVKTAKNPEAALRLIEFLASPSGGRGYAEANNEYPLRGFGNNAALKRLGTFKADGVSAQQMGAKNKAAVALMQAGGWR from the coding sequence TTGGCGTTTCCTCGCTCCATCGCCCCCGAGCGTCTGGCGCTCGCCGCCCTGCTGGGCGTCACGGCCGGGGCTGCGGTGCTCACCTCCCTCGCGAAGGCCAACAGCCAAGAAATCGGGGTGTACTCCGGACGGCACTACAACACCGACAAGGCGCTCTACAAGCAGTTCAGCCAGAAGACCGGGATCAAGGTGAAGTTGCTCGAGGCGAAGGATGACGCCTTGATCGAGCGGATCAAACGGGAAGGCGCCAACAGCCCTGCCGATGTGCTGGTGCTGGCCGATGCGGCTCGCCTGGATAAGGCTGCCGATGCTGGTCTGTTTCGTCCGAGCCGCTCCGCCTCCCTCAACCGGGACGTCCCCGCGAACTTGCGGGAGTCCAAGGGGCTTTGGTTTGGTCTGACCCGCCGGGTGCGCGTCGTGGTGGTGAACCCGAAGGCGGTGAATCCCAGCAGCATCCGCAGCTACGCCGACCTGGCGAAGCCGGCCTTCAAAGGACAGCTCTGCCTGCGCAATCGCAAGAGCGTCTACAACCAGTCCCTGGTGGCCGACCAGATGATCCTGCGGGGTGACAAGGCTGCTTCCGCCTGGGTCAAGGGGATGACCGCCAACGTCACCCAGCCCTATTTCAGTTCGGATACACCCTTGATCCGCGCCGTCGCCAATGGCCAGTGCGGCGTCGGCTTGGTCAACTCCTATTACGTGGCGCGGATGCTGGCCGGCGGCAGCGGTGCCTCGGATCAGCAGCTCGCGAATCGGGTCAAGGTTCGCTTCCCGGATCCCGCCCACGTGAACATCACCGGTGCCGGGGTGGTCAAAACCGCGAAGAATCCCGAGGCGGCCCTGCGTTTGATCGAGTTCTTGGCCTCGCCCAGTGGTGGTCGCGGTTATGCGGAAGCCAACAACGAATACCCGCTGCGGGGCTTTGGCAACAACGCGGCCCTGAAGCGCCTGGGGACCTTCAAGGCCGATGGGGTGTCGGCCCAGCAGATGGGTGCCAAGAACAAGGCCGCCGTGGCCTTGATGCAGGCCGGCGGTTGGCGCTGA
- a CDS encoding Crp/Fnr family transcriptional regulator: MSFRFLPDVPASAVRMPVGQTVLLDPARQAGGSCIEVLEGMARVYCPCEETEGMTLAFLQPGDQLRTDRLCSEGVCVEALTPLVFSSDAEAVGGNGFDPVNEWTLQLLRIRHLGSAEQRLHALLSLLVHRLGRRCGDWCDLPFRLTHDRIGELIGATRVTTTRMISKFRQAELLEAPVGEGGLRLAPALMDSAPLAAGF; the protein is encoded by the coding sequence ATGTCCTTCCGCTTTCTCCCTGACGTCCCCGCCAGTGCCGTGCGGATGCCGGTGGGCCAAACCGTCCTGCTGGATCCCGCGCGCCAGGCCGGCGGGAGCTGCATCGAGGTGCTCGAGGGGATGGCCCGCGTCTACTGCCCCTGCGAGGAGACCGAGGGAATGACCCTGGCCTTCCTGCAGCCCGGCGATCAGCTGCGCACGGATCGGCTCTGCAGTGAGGGGGTGTGCGTCGAGGCGCTCACTCCGCTGGTCTTCAGCAGCGACGCTGAGGCGGTCGGCGGCAACGGCTTTGATCCCGTGAATGAGTGGACCCTGCAACTCCTGCGCATCCGTCACCTCGGATCGGCGGAGCAGCGCCTGCATGCCCTGTTGAGTCTGCTGGTCCATCGCCTGGGCCGCCGCTGCGGCGACTGGTGTGACCTGCCCTTCCGCCTCACCCATGACCGTATTGGTGAGTTGATCGGCGCCACACGGGTGACGACGACCCGGATGATCTCCAAGTTCCGTCAGGCCGAGTTGCTGGAGGCCCCGGTGGGTGAGGGCGGTCTGCGCTTGGCGCCCGCCTTGATGGATTCGGCCCCCCTGGCGGCGGGGTTCTGA
- a CDS encoding ferritin: protein MTQSIVRGDSDQAIARGPAGRAMAQPMAADLLESLQEHLTMERQASAAYWALAIWFAERGLRGFSAFLKQESTEEQHHAGLFADYLIARGQSVALEPLLAPRQSWSSVEEVFRGIFQMEAEVTTSLHQLYAMAERSGDVRTTVFLDPIVQGQIDAEHQAAHLLDRIAFTHSAPAALLVIDGELAAGQNAPASVA, encoded by the coding sequence ATGACCCAATCCATCGTTCGCGGGGACAGCGACCAAGCCATCGCCCGGGGACCCGCCGGGCGCGCCATGGCCCAACCGATGGCCGCCGACCTGCTCGAATCCCTGCAGGAGCACCTGACGATGGAGCGCCAGGCCAGCGCCGCCTATTGGGCCCTGGCGATCTGGTTTGCCGAGCGCGGCCTGCGGGGCTTCAGCGCGTTCTTGAAACAGGAATCGACCGAAGAGCAGCACCACGCCGGACTCTTTGCCGACTACCTGATCGCCCGCGGCCAGTCCGTTGCCCTCGAACCGCTGCTGGCGCCTCGCCAGAGCTGGAGCAGCGTTGAGGAGGTCTTCCGCGGCATCTTCCAGATGGAAGCGGAGGTGACCACCTCCTTGCATCAGCTCTATGCCATGGCCGAGCGCAGTGGCGATGTGCGCACCACGGTCTTCCTCGATCCGATCGTCCAGGGGCAGATCGACGCGGAACACCAAGCCGCCCACCTGCTCGATCGCATCGCCTTCACCCACTCCGCCCCCGCCGCCTTGCTCGTGATCGACGGGGAACTGGCGGCGGGCCAGAACGCGCCGGCCTCGGTCGCCTAA
- a CDS encoding sulfite exporter TauE/SafE family protein, whose protein sequence is MISLLLGLGGGLIGFLLSVLGAGGSILLLPLLVSGAALPTREAVPLSLIVVMLLALANLGPYLRRGQFAPKPALLLGLPALGGSWIGGSWVKAELIPEAVQLSVFASAALLASWLLLQRQTNGTPGPRRAADVLLVLQGLLVGLLTGIAGVGGGFAIVPALVLLAGLPMALASGTSLLLIAVNAWSPWRPSATGRRRACPCSRRCCWGEPWVPWPVSGSPPI, encoded by the coding sequence GTGATCAGCCTGCTGCTTGGACTGGGGGGCGGCCTGATCGGCTTCTTGCTCTCCGTCCTCGGGGCAGGAGGCTCCATTCTTCTGCTGCCTCTGCTGGTCAGCGGTGCTGCCCTGCCCACCCGGGAGGCCGTTCCGCTCTCGCTCATCGTCGTCATGCTCCTGGCCCTGGCGAACCTGGGGCCCTACCTGCGCCGCGGCCAATTCGCCCCGAAACCAGCCCTGCTCCTGGGCCTGCCGGCCCTCGGTGGCAGCTGGATCGGCGGCAGCTGGGTCAAAGCCGAGCTGATTCCTGAGGCCGTTCAACTCAGCGTCTTTGCGTCCGCGGCACTCTTGGCCTCTTGGCTCCTGCTGCAGCGTCAGACCAACGGGACTCCAGGTCCCCGCCGGGCCGCTGACGTACTGCTGGTGCTGCAGGGCCTACTGGTGGGTCTGCTGACCGGCATTGCCGGCGTCGGCGGCGGCTTTGCGATCGTGCCGGCCCTCGTCCTGCTGGCGGGACTGCCCATGGCCTTGGCCAGCGGCACCAGCCTGCTGCTGATTGCCGTCAATGCCTGGTCGCCTTGGCGGCCCTCGGCCACTGGCCGCAGGCGAGCCTGCCCCTGCTCGCGTCGTTGCTGCTGGGGGGAGCCGTGGGTGCCGTGGCCGGTCAGCGGCTCGCCCCCCATCTGA
- a CDS encoding rhodanese-like domain-containing protein, translating into MTHAQPISAHDLADQLSTQRVSVIDVREPMEYASGHIAGSLNVPLNRLLQDDLPQGPLVLVCQSGNRSHRALGQLMAQGHPHTLSELQGGLPSWQGAGFPIRKLKNAPLPLMRQVQIAAGSLILLGLILSNTVAPGWIALTWFVGAGLTFAGVSGFCGMTRLLAVMPWNRVSL; encoded by the coding sequence ATGACCCACGCCCAACCGATCAGCGCCCACGACCTGGCCGATCAACTCTCCACACAACGCGTCAGCGTGATCGACGTACGCGAACCGATGGAGTACGCCAGCGGTCACATCGCCGGCAGCCTCAACGTTCCCCTGAATCGCCTACTGCAGGACGACCTTCCCCAGGGCCCCCTCGTGCTGGTCTGCCAGAGCGGCAACCGCAGCCATCGCGCCCTTGGACAACTGATGGCCCAAGGCCATCCCCACACCCTCAGCGAACTGCAGGGAGGCCTGCCCAGCTGGCAGGGGGCTGGATTCCCCATCCGCAAACTCAAAAACGCCCCGCTCCCCCTGATGCGCCAGGTGCAAATCGCGGCAGGATCGCTGATCCTGCTGGGCCTGATCCTCAGCAACACCGTTGCCCCTGGCTGGATTGCCCTCACCTGGTTCGTTGGTGCCGGCCTGACCTTCGCTGGCGTCAGCGGCTTCTGCGGCATGACCCGGCTGCTCGCCGTCATGCCCTGGAACCGGGTCTCCCTGTGA
- a CDS encoding MBL fold metallo-hydrolase: MVSIAPSPVALLDAAGGQPLLHRQLFDATTGTYTYLLADVASGEGVLIDPVFEQHERDLSLIRELGITLVATLDTHAHADHVTGSWLMQQATGCAIGLAKAARAKNVNLPLEHGDQVRFGGRHLAVRSTPGHTDGCVTYVLDDQSAAFTGDALLVRGCGRCDFQQGDPHTLWRSITEQIFSLPNSCLLYPGHDYTGRTLSSVAEEKAFNARLGGGADERDFVGHMTNMKLPHPGKIAIALPGNLRSGQPREEQHAQHWAPIQRSFAGLPELPPSWLAEHRSAVTVLDVRSEDEVDGPDGRIETSLNIPLPELEQRQGELPSDRPLVVVCHAGSRSALATQQLLKAGFERVANLRGGLLRWSDEGYPLVGSINT, from the coding sequence ATGGTCTCCATCGCGCCATCCCCGGTCGCGCTCCTGGATGCAGCAGGCGGGCAGCCCCTGCTGCATCGCCAACTCTTCGACGCAACAACCGGTACCTACACCTATTTGCTCGCCGATGTCGCCTCCGGCGAAGGGGTGCTCATCGATCCGGTGTTTGAGCAACACGAGCGGGATCTCTCCTTAATTCGTGAGCTGGGCATCACCCTCGTGGCCACCTTGGACACCCATGCCCACGCCGACCACGTCACCGGCAGCTGGCTCATGCAGCAGGCCACCGGCTGCGCCATTGGCCTCGCCAAAGCGGCCCGCGCCAAAAACGTCAACCTGCCCCTCGAGCACGGCGATCAGGTGCGCTTCGGCGGCCGTCATCTCGCAGTGCGCAGTACCCCGGGCCATACCGACGGCTGCGTCACCTATGTCCTGGACGATCAGTCCGCCGCCTTCACCGGCGACGCCCTGCTGGTTCGCGGTTGCGGTCGCTGCGACTTCCAACAGGGCGACCCCCACACCCTCTGGCGCTCGATCACCGAGCAGATCTTCAGCCTGCCCAACAGCTGCCTGCTCTACCCCGGCCACGACTACACCGGTCGCACGCTCTCCTCGGTCGCCGAAGAAAAAGCCTTCAACGCGCGCCTCGGGGGCGGCGCCGATGAACGGGACTTCGTGGGACACATGACCAACATGAAGCTCCCCCACCCCGGCAAGATCGCGATCGCCCTCCCCGGGAATCTGCGCTCGGGCCAACCCCGCGAGGAGCAGCACGCCCAGCACTGGGCCCCCATTCAGCGGAGCTTCGCCGGGCTGCCCGAGCTGCCCCCCAGTTGGCTGGCGGAGCACCGCAGCGCCGTCACCGTTCTCGACGTCCGCTCGGAGGACGAAGTGGACGGCCCGGATGGCCGAATCGAAACCAGCCTGAACATCCCGTTGCCGGAACTCGAGCAACGTCAAGGGGAACTCCCGAGTGATCGCCCCCTTGTCGTGGTCTGCCACGCGGGAAGTCGCTCAGCCCTCGCGACCCAACAGCTCCTCAAAGCCGGCTTCGAGCGCGTCGCCAATCTGCGCGGCGGCCTCCTGCGCTGGAGCGATGAGGGCTACCCGCTCGTCGGCTCCATCAACACCTGA
- a CDS encoding bifunctional 2-polyprenyl-6-hydroxyphenol methylase/3-demethylubiquinol 3-O-methyltransferase UbiG, protein MNQEFWDQRFRESGHAYGTEPNDFLRATVAKLPPGDALCLAEGGGRNAVYLAQKGHRVTAQDLSPVGLEKAQQLAQDQGVSLTCACGDLREFKPEPESVDLVVAIWMHLEPELRALVHGRAVAALKPGGHLILEAYNPEQLRHGTGGPPNPELLITAKQLQDELQGLTWLELQETERWIEEGPFHQGKSAVVQAFGQKNAT, encoded by the coding sequence ATGAATCAGGAGTTCTGGGATCAGCGCTTCCGCGAGAGCGGCCACGCCTACGGAACCGAACCCAATGACTTCCTGCGGGCAACAGTCGCCAAGCTTCCCCCTGGCGACGCGCTCTGCCTTGCGGAAGGTGGCGGCCGCAACGCGGTGTACTTGGCCCAAAAGGGCCATCGCGTCACCGCCCAGGACCTCAGCCCGGTCGGCCTCGAGAAAGCCCAGCAACTCGCCCAAGACCAAGGGGTCAGCCTGACCTGCGCCTGCGGAGACCTGCGGGAGTTCAAGCCCGAACCCGAAAGCGTCGACCTCGTCGTCGCCATCTGGATGCACCTCGAGCCCGAGCTGCGGGCCCTGGTGCACGGGCGCGCCGTTGCCGCCCTCAAACCCGGCGGCCACCTGATCCTTGAGGCCTACAACCCGGAGCAGCTGCGCCATGGAACCGGCGGCCCACCTAACCCGGAACTCCTGATCACAGCCAAGCAACTCCAAGACGAACTCCAGGGGCTGACCTGGCTGGAACTGCAGGAAACCGAGCGCTGGATCGAAGAAGGCCCCTTCCACCAGGGCAAAAGCGCCGTCGTTCAGGCCTTCGGCCAGAAGAACGCCACGTGA
- a CDS encoding helix-turn-helix transcriptional regulator yields MPSQELLEEYSQFFRLLSEPARLQLLCHLKQGPTDVASLIEATGFSQSHISRQLGQLQRAGLVRCEREGTRTIWQADGDLVDDLCALVQNRLKQRLQAQLDQLQSA; encoded by the coding sequence ATGCCCTCCCAGGAGTTGCTGGAGGAGTACAGCCAGTTCTTTCGTTTGCTGAGTGAGCCGGCTCGGCTCCAGCTGCTGTGTCATCTCAAGCAGGGGCCGACCGATGTCGCCTCCTTGATTGAGGCGACGGGGTTCTCCCAGTCCCACATCAGCCGCCAGCTGGGTCAGCTGCAGCGGGCTGGGCTGGTGCGCTGCGAGCGTGAGGGCACGCGCACGATCTGGCAGGCGGATGGTGACTTGGTGGATGACCTCTGCGCGTTGGTTCAGAACCGGCTCAAGCAACGGCTTCAGGCACAGCTAGATCAGCTGCAGTCGGCCTGA